Genomic DNA from Campylobacter concisus:
CATTGAAGTAACCATCTCTTTTGTAAGCACACCAGGCTTAGAAAGACCTAAAAACATATCAGCACCCCTCATCGCGTCTGCTAGAGTTCTATCCTCAGTTTCAAGTGCAAACTCTACCTTTTCAGGTGTAAGATCTGTTCTTTTTGAGTGAATGACGCCTTTACTATCTATCATTACGATGTGTTTTGCACCAAGCGCTTTATACATCTTCGCGCATGCAATGCCAGCTGCGCCTGCGCCGCTAACTACGATCTTTATCTTTGAGATATCTTTGCCAGAAATTTCCATCGCGTTTATCATGCCAGCACTTGTTATCATCGCCGTGCCGTGCTGATCGTCATGCATGACTGGGATATCGACTGCTTCTTGTAGCTTGCGCTCGATCTCAAAGCACTTTGGAGCACGGATATCTTCTAAATTTATACCGCCAAATGTCGGAGCAAGAGCCTTGCAAATCTCAACGATCTTATCTGGATCATGCTCGTCTAGCTCGATGTCAAAGGCATCAACGTTTGCAAATTTTTTAAATAAGACTGACTTTCCTTCCATAACTGGCTTACCAGCGATGGCGCCAATATCACCAAGTCCAAGAACAGCTGTGCCATCAGTGATGACGGCTACCAGATTTGCTTTATTTGTATATTTATAAGCTAGTTCATTATCAGCTTCTATCTCTTTGCAAGGCTCTGCAACGCCTGGTGTATAGGCCATTGAAAGGTCTCTTGATGTTTCGCAAGGCGTCTTTACCTTTATCTCGATCTTACCGCCTATATGGTAGTTTAATGCTTCTTCTTTAGTTACATGTGTCATTTCTCTTCCTTTAATAAATTTTGTATTCTATTTTTAGTCTCGCTACTGCCCACTACTTCAAGCACTTCAAAGATGCTTGGACTCACGCTTGAGCCAGTTAGCGCTATCCTTAGAGCCTGAGCTAGGTCTTTTAGCTTTAAGCCATTTTGCTCTAAAAATTTATTAGTTAGCTCTTCATAGCTCTTCGCGTCGAGGTCACGGTCTAAAATTTGAGCAAATTTAGCCAAGATTTCTTTGCTATTTTCATTTATAAATTTAGCCCAAGCTTTCTCATCGTAGCTTTTTGGAGCGTTGATTATCGCGTTTGCACTATTTGCCATTTCGATTAGTGTCTTTGATCTCTCACGGAGCGAATTTAGCAGTAGCTCACCCTTTACCAAAGCCTTAAAATCCACACCAAACTCAAGCATATCATGTGCTAGTCTCTCGTAAGACAGTGTCTTAATGTAGTGAGAATTTAGCCAGTCAAGCTTTTGAGCATTATAAGTGCTTGAGCTTTTGTTGATGTCGTTTGGATTAAAGTATTTAAGCATATCCTCAATAGTAAAAATCTCATCATCGCCGTGGCTCCAGCCAAGACGAACGAGAAAATTTAAGAGTGCTTCAGGCAAATAGCCCATCTTTTTATACTCCATAACATCAGTTGCGCCGTGCCTTTTGCTAAGCTTTTTGCCATCCTCGCCGTTTATCATAGCGACGTGATAAAATTTTGGAACCTTAAAGCCAAGTGCCTCGTAAAGAACGATCTGTTTTGGGGTATTTGAGAGGTGATCATCGCCGCGGATGACATCTGTTACACCCATTAATGCATCATCTATTACGACCGTGAAGTTATAAGTCGGTGTGCCGTCGCTTCTTGCGATAATGAAATCATCCAAGATATCTTCAACCTTAAATTTAACCTCGCCCTTTATGCCATCATGTATGACGATTTCGCCACTTAATGGGGCTTTTATACGGATGACTGGCTCGATGCCAGCTGGAGGCGTGCCAGTAAAATCTCTATATCTGTTGTCATATTTTGGACGCTCTTTTCTTGCCTCTTGGCTAGCTCTAAGCTCTTCAAGCTCGTCCTTGCTCATGTAGCATTTATATGCCTTGCCTTCTTCAAGTAGTTTTTTAACATACTCTTTATAAAGATCAAATCTCTTTGACTGGTAGGTCACCTCGCCGTCGTGATCTAGCTTGCACCAAGCAAATGCCTCTTTTATGGCTTGCGTGGCTTCTTCTGAATTTCGTTTTAGGTCAGTATCTTCGATGCGAAGTAAAAATTTTCCATTATTAGCTCTTGCATATAAATAATTATAAAGGGCTGTCCTAAGTCCGCCTATATGTAGGTAACCAGTAGGCGAAGGAGCAAATCTAGTAACTATCATTTTGTGCCTTATTTTTATGTTATAATTGCCCAAAATTATATTTACTAAATACTTAAATAAAGGTTTTATTATGAAAAAATTGCTCTTTTTGGCTGCTGGCATGCTAAGTGCTTTAAATTTATATTCGGCTCAGATGATAAACGGTATCGCAGCCATTGTAGAGAACGAACCAATCACGCTTTATGAAGTTTACAGCTTGAAAGAGCAGCTAAGAGCTAGCGAACAAGATGCTTTAAATTTACTCATAAGAGATAGACTCGAAGATGCTCAGATAAAAAATTTAAACATTAGCGTAACGCCATTTGAGCTAAACGATAGAATCGAATCAATCGCAAAGCAAAATGGTATGACAAATTCGCAGTTTAGAAGCTCTATCCAAGCCCAAGGCATGGACTTTTTGGAGTTTAAAAACAAAATAGAAAAAAAGATGCTTCAAGAAAAGCTTTATAAAAGCATCTTGGCTGAAGCTGGCAAAAATGTAAATGAGCAAAAAGCAAAGATGTATTTTGATGCTAATCCTGATAAATTTAAGGTCTTTAGCACCGCTAGAGTCGTAGTTTATAGAGCAAAAGATCCTGAGCTACTTGAGGCTCAAAAGACAAGTCCGAAGCTACTAGACGGCGTGCAAACACAAGAGGTTAGTTTGGACTATCAAAACATAGATCCAAGGCTTGCTGCGATCATCTCAAGCACAAATAACGGTGACTACACACAGCCTTTGCAAGGGCCTGACAGCTTTGATATGTTTTTAGTAAAAGAGAAGATCGGCTCATACACTCCAAGTTTTGCAGATGTTAAGGATAATGTTATAAACGAGCTTTATCAAGGTGAGCAAGAAAAACTTATGGCTGATTATTTTGACAAACTCCGCGCGAAAGCAAAGATTCAAATTTTAAGATAATTTCAAATTTAGCCATCCTTGGTGGCTAATTTTCTCCAAATTTCACATAACAAAAGATTACACCGCCAAATAGAAGGCGGTGTAAATTTTAGTTAAAAAGTGTAGTGCATATTTAGCATAAACGATCTCTCATCACCCGGTCTTGAATCAGAACGCCAGTATTTTTTATTTAAGATATTATTGATTGCCAGTGTTATTTGAGCGTGTTCATTAAAGTTATATCCAGCACTTGCATCAAGCCTTACAAAGCCGGGCAAGTGTTGATCGGTTACGCTTGTTTTAGTTACATCGTAACTATATCTTTTGGAGTACCCGGTTACGCCACTTTCGACATACCATTTATCGTTTTTAGCATATCTTAAAAAAACATTGCCCTGCCAGTTAGTTGTATTTTTTAGATTAAGTTTTTCGTTTAATGGATTTGATTTATCACTTGCGATAATGGCTCTCATATATCCAAGAGAGCTTCTAAGATATAAATTCTCATAAATTTGACCCAAGATGTTTAGCTCGATACCGCGGCTGCGCTCCTTGCCGCGAACTGCCCATGTATATGGATCATTTTTAGAATCTGGTTGGTATCTTATATTGTTATGCTCGATCTGAAATATCGCTAAGTTTGAGCTAAATCTATTATCAGCCCATGTGCTTTTAAGCCGATTTCATATTGCTCATTATTCTGCGGTTTTAGATCAAGCATCGTTGTATCGCCTATACTTATACCTATATTTCCACGGCCACCGTATGGGGCAAAACTCTTTGAGTATGAAGCATATGCAGTATGCTCTGGTAAAAAATCCCATAGCAAGCCAACTCTTGGACTAAAAGAGTGCCCTTTGTAGCTATTTGTCATATTTGTAATATTTCTTGTTTTAAATTTATAAAAGTCAAACCTTCCACCAACAAGTAGCCTATATTTGTCGTCTAAGCTTATTAAATCCTCGAGAAATACTCCATTATTTATGGCTTTATGCTTATTATCAGTATTAAGTGGTATGTAGCCCACACTACCCCAACTTGATCTTGATGCGTATGGATTTATGGTCACATTTTTTGCACTATCAAACCAAAGCCTTGGATGGCGAGTTTCTACGCTGTTGTCATATCCAAAAGTAAGATTATGCTTAAATCTTGTAAATTCAAGCTCTTTTGTAAGTGTTATGGCATTTGAGAGTGTGTCATTATCGGTTTGTTGTTTAGCATAGTTTTGCTTTAGTCTATTTCCGGGCATGATGGTACCACTAAAATAATGGTCAAAATTTTGACTAGCTTTTCTATAACCAAAAACCCATTTTAAATTCATGTCCTTTACTAACTCTGCATTTAGCTCAGTACGAAAGAAATGAAGCTTATCTTCAACAAAGTCTCCATCGTGAGAAAATCCCTTTGTATAATCGATACCAAGTTTATCATAGACACTTTTTGTTGGCATTCTATCAGGCACACGCCAAGCATTATCATATGTGTATTGCGCCTCAAAACTCACCGTTCCACCATCGTTTGTCACTACAACGCTTGGACTTACCATAAAATTTTTATATTTTACGCCCTCTCTCCATGACTTTCCACGTTCCATATCAGTCGTTAGTCTTGCGGCTAGTTGATTATTTACTACATGGTTTACATCTATACCACCGCCATATCTACTCCAGCTACCAACCCTACCTGAAAGCTTATAAACAGGTATAAAATTTGCCTTTTTGCTAACCAAATTTACAACCGCACCGCCGTCACTTCTTCCATACAAGATCGAAGCTGGTCCTTTTAAAATTTCAACTCTCTCAACGTTTGCTGTGCTACGTCTTATCTGTCCTGAGTCTCTAACACCATCTCTATATATATCGCCGCCATCTACGCTAAAACCCCTTATCTTGATACTCTCACCTCTCATATCGTAGCCTGCGTCAATGCCAGCATTTCCCTCAAGGATACTTGAAAGGTCGTTTGTGCCATAGTTTCTATTTTTTTGTATATCGATATTTTCGATAGTTTGTGGCGTCTCTTTGTTACTAAGCCCATTTCTATTGATATCCGCACTATCATACGCGATATAACCTTTTAGGGTATTTTGCTCCGAGATACCTTCCACCTCGATAGTTGGTAAAACAACTGAATAATCACTGTTATTTGTATCTAAAGCCCAGAGCGAGCTAAAGATCAGTGATAAAGCAAGTATACTAAACTTCATAGAATTCCTTTAGATAAAATTAAAATCGATATTCTATATCAAAATAGTTTAAAATATTTATATTGATGTTTATTAATTTTTACCAATTCATTGTTAAAATTTCAGTTCGATTTAGAATTATCGTTTGCCATATCTTAAAACAAAATGCATTACTATTGCCGCTAAAAAATTTTAAGATTAAGGCTAGTATTTTAATGATCGCACATCAACACAAGCTTTTTGAACTTTTTGATGAAATTATAGATATAAAAAGTGAGTAAATTTGACTGCAAAGGCAGCCAAATTTATATTATGCTTTTTTAGTAAAAACTCCGACATAAATAGCATAGATAAAGCCGATCACTACGGCATATGGAGCATAAGGAGTGATGCCAGCTCCAGAGCTTGCAAGTATGAAGTTATGGCTTATCGCAGCGCCTGCTCCCATGCCTAAAACAAATACAGCTGAGCTTAAATTTCCAGCTCCCATTTGCACTAAATGTTTGCCTGGGCAGCCATAACTTAGACTAAAGCAAAGACCAGCCAAGCTCATGCCAAGAAAATTCCAAAGAACGTCATTGTGAGCGATAGGTTGAGCTTCAAAGCCAAATTTATATTGTCCAAGAGCTAAATTTGTGATACTTGCAAAAACGATGATAGATACAATGCCATAAAACATTGAAAGATCACGCTCAAAAACTTTGCTAATCGCTCCAACCGAACAAAATTTACTTCTTTGCATAAAAATGCCAATAACAATGGCGCAAATAAGTGAGATAAAGATATTTGCATGCTGTGAACCTGGGCCTTTTTCTGAGCTAAATAATGCACCATTATCGCCAAGTTTTAAACCAAAGACAAGGGCTATTAAAAGCAAAATAGCAATGATTAATGGCAAAAATGCAACTGGTTTTGTTGTGGCATCATTTTCAGGTATGACGTAACCATTTTTCTTGAAAAATCGTCCAACAAAAACGCCAGCAAATAGACCGACAAGACCAGCAATAGCAGTCATATCTCCTCCGCCAAGACGCAAAAACGCTCTCCATGGACAACCCAAAAAGATAAGGCAACCAATCATAGCAAACACACCTAGGAAAAATCTAGAAAATGCTGCACTGCCAGATACTGGAGTAAAATTTCTACTCCAAAACAGGCTAGCTAAAAAGCCTCCGATGATAAGCCCTAAAATTTCAGGCCTTAGATACTGTACCACTTTGGCTTGATGAAAGCCAAAAGCACCTACGCTATCTCTTAAAAAGCAAGCCGCGCAAACGCCCATATTTGCTGGGTTGCCAAAATAAACAAGCACTGGGCCAAGAATGCCTAAGCTTGCACCTGCAATAATGTAAAGCACTGTTTTATTCATGAATATTCCTGTGTATAGGGTAAAATCAAACTGATTTCTTAAACGACATTTTAATAATCATTAAATAAAACAAAGATTAATTTTTTAAGAGCGAAATGGATAAAATATGCAAAAATTTCATAAAAAGGATAAAAATGAAAGATTTTATGAGTTACGCAGATAGCCTAAAAATTCTAAAAGATACAATAAATGCGTGGGAAAAGGTCGAAAAAGTAGCCATTACGGACGCACTTGATAGAAATATCGCCTACGACGTGACAGCCGCTGAAAATTACCCAGCAAAGCCGGTTTCAGCGATGGACGGATACGCTTTTGCCTTTAAAGATGGCCTAAGCGAGCTTGAACTCATCACAGACCTGCCCGCTGGAAGCGATAAAGGGCTGGTTATAGAGAGCAACAAATGCGTCAAAACTTTCACTGGCTCACTAATGAGCGAAGGCACTGATACTCTTGTGCCGGTAGAAAATGTCGAGGTTAGCGGCTCAAAAATAATTATTAAAAAGAGTGTACCAAAGGGCTTTGCCGTGCGCGAAGTGGGCGAGAGCTACAAAAAAGGCGAAATTTTGATCAAAAAAGGCACACGTCTAAGCTACGCTGAAATCGCACTTCTAGCAGAGCTTGGCCACTTTCACATAAGCGTTTTCATACGCCCAAGAGTTGCGATACTAGCGACTGGCAGCGAGATAAAAGACCTTGGTGAGCCACTAGAAAATCCAGCACAAATTCACAGCTCAAATCACGTAGGCATCGCTATGCAGATACGCAAAATGGGCGCAGAGCCGATCCTTTGCGAGATCGTAAGAGATAAGGCTGAGCTTGTCGAAAAAGCGATCATAAACGCACTAAAATCAGCTGATATATTAGTGACTACTGGTGGCATAAGCATGGGTGATTACGACTTTGTAAAAGGCGCTTTAAATGAAAATTTTAGTCTTATCATCGAAGGTGCTGCCATAAAACCGGGCCGTCACATCAGAGTGGCAAAGTCAGGCGATAAATATATCTTTGCACTGCCAGGATTTCCGTACTCGGCAATGGTTATGTGTGTGCTTTACGTAAGGGTCTTAATAAATGCGTGGTTTGGTCAAGAAGAGCCAAAGATCACGGCGATAATGGACGAAGACTATAAAAAGCGTTCGCCATTTTTAGAATTTACGGCTGTAAATTTAGAAAATCGTGAAGGAAAAAATTTTGTAAATCTAAATGGCAAAAAGCTTGGCAGTTCAGCGATCGTAAATAATTTAACAAACAAGGCTGCACTTTTAATGATCCCAATGTATAAAGAAATTCTTAAAAAAGGCGAGATAGTAGAAGTCTTGATGATGCCTTACTAAAATTTTAAGGATAAAAGTTGAACGCATTAGAAATTCAAACAATTATAGTTTTTCTTATAATGGCATCACTTGCCTTTGGAATAGATCTTTTTGCTCATAAACATGATGAGAAAAATTTCACTAAAACAAGCTGGCATTTGGTCTATCTTTTGGATAGGAGTTTCAGTACTTTTTGGTATATATTTATATTTTGAGCGAGGCAGCGAAATAGCAAGTCTTTATTTTGCAGGATATGCGCTAGAAAAGTCGCTCTCGGTAGATAATCTTTTTGTGATGATGGCGATTTTTTCATGGTTTAATATACCTGAAATTTATCGCCACAGAGTGCTTTATTTTGGCGTTATAGGAGCTATGATATTTAGGCTCATCTTTGTAGCCGTAGGTACGATGCTTTTTGCCATCTCTCCTTGGATGGAGCTAATATTTGCAGCAATAGTCGCATATAGTGCCGTAATGATGATAAAAAAAGATAAGTGTGATGAGGATATAAAAGATTATTCAAACCACATAGCTTATAGGGCAGTTTATCGCTTCTTTCCGGTTTTACCACAGCTTTTTGGACATAGTTTTTTTGTTAAATTTAGCGAAATTTCTAAACAAATTTCAGATAGTCAAAAAACTGCTCTTAACGATCAAATTTTAAGGCTAAAAGCCACTTGGATAGCAACACCATTATTCTTGTGTCTTTGTGTGATTGAGCTAAGCGATGTGATATTTGCTTTTGATAGTGTTCCGGCTGTCATTGCTGTGAGCAAAGATCCTGTGATTGTTTATTCAGCGATGATATTTGCGATACTTGGGCTAAGAACGCTTTATTTTGTGCTTGAAGCACTCAAAAATTTTTTAAAGTATTTAGAAATTTCTGTGATCGTGCTTTTATTTTTTATCGCAGCAAAGCTAGCTTTAAATGCAACCGCTCATATCTTTCATCATGGTTTTGAAATTTCTGCACAAATTAGCCTTTTTATCATTCTAGTCATCCTTGGAGTTGGGGTCGTAGCAAGTTTGGTTAAAAAATAGCTACCACAAAAGTATGCAAGCTAAAGTTAGGCAAGCTTAAAATTAAAAAATTTATAAGTATAGCGCTTTATGTTTGATGTCTAAATTCTTTAAAATTTTACTTGCTTGTGTAAAAGATTGATTACTGTATATTTATACTACCGGCTGGAGTTGGCATATCGTCTTTTTCATCAGCAAATGGTGGCCCTTTTTGAAGCAAAGTGGTGATCTCAGATGCTACTTTTGGATCCATTTTTGCCATGATAGTTGATATCTTTTTGGCATCAAGAGCATAAAGTATGGTGGCTGCATTTGATCTAGGCATTTTAGAGAGCACCTCAGCTGCCGCGCCATCTTTCATCTTAGAATACGACTCATTTACTTTATCACTAGTCATTGTGCGAAGTTCTTTTAAAATTTTTTCATTTTTGGCGACCACT
This window encodes:
- a CDS encoding malic enzyme-like NAD(P)-binding protein — its product is MTHVTKEEALNYHIGGKIEIKVKTPCETSRDLSMAYTPGVAEPCKEIEADNELAYKYTNKANLVAVITDGTAVLGLGDIGAIAGKPVMEGKSVLFKKFANVDAFDIELDEHDPDKIVEICKALAPTFGGINLEDIRAPKCFEIERKLQEAVDIPVMHDDQHGTAMITSAGMINAMEISGKDISKIKIVVSGAGAAGIACAKMYKALGAKHIVMIDSKGVIHSKRTDLTPEKVEFALETEDRTLADAMRGADMFLGLSKPGVLTKEMVTSMNKEPIIFALANPVPEIYPEDVEAVRSDVMMGTGRSDYPNQVNNVLGFPFIFRGALDVRAKKITENMKMAAARALAQLAKEPVPAEVLKASGVSELKFGKEYIIPKPFDKRVLTAVAPAVAKAAIEDGVARVKDFDVEAYRAKLAKGF
- the gltX gene encoding glutamate--tRNA ligase; protein product: MIVTRFAPSPTGYLHIGGLRTALYNYLYARANNGKFLLRIEDTDLKRNSEEATQAIKEAFAWCKLDHDGEVTYQSKRFDLYKEYVKKLLEEGKAYKCYMSKDELEELRASQEARKERPKYDNRYRDFTGTPPAGIEPVIRIKAPLSGEIVIHDGIKGEVKFKVEDILDDFIIARSDGTPTYNFTVVIDDALMGVTDVIRGDDHLSNTPKQIVLYEALGFKVPKFYHVAMINGEDGKKLSKRHGATDVMEYKKMGYLPEALLNFLVRLGWSHGDDEIFTIEDMLKYFNPNDINKSSSTYNAQKLDWLNSHYIKTLSYERLAHDMLEFGVDFKALVKGELLLNSLRERSKTLIEMANSANAIINAPKSYDEKAWAKFINENSKEILAKFAQILDRDLDAKSYEELTNKFLEQNGLKLKDLAQALRIALTGSSVSPSIFEVLEVVGSSETKNRIQNLLKEEK
- a CDS encoding peptidylprolyl isomerase — protein: MKKLLFLAAGMLSALNLYSAQMINGIAAIVENEPITLYEVYSLKEQLRASEQDALNLLIRDRLEDAQIKNLNISVTPFELNDRIESIAKQNGMTNSQFRSSIQAQGMDFLEFKNKIEKKMLQEKLYKSILAEAGKNVNEQKAKMYFDANPDKFKVFSTARVVVYRAKDPELLEAQKTSPKLLDGVQTQEVSLDYQNIDPRLAAIISSTNNGDYTQPLQGPDSFDMFLVKEKIGSYTPSFADVKDNVINELYQGEQEKLMADYFDKLRAKAKIQILR
- the yedE gene encoding YedE family putative selenium transporter, with amino-acid sequence MNKTVLYIIAGASLGILGPVLVYFGNPANMGVCAACFLRDSVGAFGFHQAKVVQYLRPEILGLIIGGFLASLFWSRNFTPVSGSAAFSRFFLGVFAMIGCLIFLGCPWRAFLRLGGGDMTAIAGLVGLFAGVFVGRFFKKNGYVIPENDATTKPVAFLPLIIAILLLIALVFGLKLGDNGALFSSEKGPGSQHANIFISLICAIVIGIFMQRSKFCSVGAISKVFERDLSMFYGIVSIIVFASITNLALGQYKFGFEAQPIAHNDVLWNFLGMSLAGLCFSLSYGCPGKHLVQMGAGNLSSAVFVLGMGAGAAISHNFILASSGAGITPYAPYAVVIGFIYAIYVGVFTKKA
- a CDS encoding molybdopterin molybdotransferase MoeA; translation: MKDFMSYADSLKILKDTINAWEKVEKVAITDALDRNIAYDVTAAENYPAKPVSAMDGYAFAFKDGLSELELITDLPAGSDKGLVIESNKCVKTFTGSLMSEGTDTLVPVENVEVSGSKIIIKKSVPKGFAVREVGESYKKGEILIKKGTRLSYAEIALLAELGHFHISVFIRPRVAILATGSEIKDLGEPLENPAQIHSSNHVGIAMQIRKMGAEPILCEIVRDKAELVEKAIINALKSADILVTTGGISMGDYDFVKGALNENFSLIIEGAAIKPGRHIRVAKSGDKYIFALPGFPYSAMVMCVLYVRVLINAWFGQEEPKITAIMDEDYKKRSPFLEFTAVNLENREGKNFVNLNGKKLGSSAIVNNLTNKAALLMIPMYKEILKKGEIVEVLMMPY
- a CDS encoding TerC/Alx family metal homeostasis membrane protein; this translates as MLINMMRKISLKQAGIWSIFWIGVSVLFGIYLYFERGSEIASLYFAGYALEKSLSVDNLFVMMAIFSWFNIPEIYRHRVLYFGVIGAMIFRLIFVAVGTMLFAISPWMELIFAAIVAYSAVMMIKKDKCDEDIKDYSNHIAYRAVYRFFPVLPQLFGHSFFVKFSEISKQISDSQKTALNDQILRLKATWIATPLFLCLCVIELSDVIFAFDSVPAVIAVSKDPVIVYSAMIFAILGLRTLYFVLEALKNFLKYLEISVIVLLFFIAAKLALNATAHIFHHGFEISAQISLFIILVILGVGVVASLVKK
- a CDS encoding MotE family protein — its product is MRAVLLLLTILNFAFCFEVPVDCTQIFEARKEEISKELEIIDEQRQALEVFRASSAAAYEENNKKLAKKEADLNATMKVIEQKRKEIDEVVAKNEKILKELRTMTSDKVNESYSKMKDGAAAEVLSKMPRSNAATILYALDAKKISTIMAKMDPKVASEITTLLQKGPPFADEKDDMPTPAGSINIQ